A single window of Paroedura picta isolate Pp20150507F chromosome 8, Ppicta_v3.0, whole genome shotgun sequence DNA harbors:
- the CALHM3 gene encoding calcium homeostasis modulator protein 3 has translation MDRFRMIFQYFQSNSESVMNGICGLLALASVKIYTSFDFSCPCLPQYNMAYGLGIMFIPPVVLLLCGLIVNRQCVVAIEEWKRPTGNRKKNMAIIRYICSSILQRAMIAPIIWILVTLLDGKCFVCAFSNSVDPDKFSGFANITPAHVQLLLSRFPCKEDELISNHTSRKAVSRYLRCWSQALGWSILLTLIVIAFLARSLRPCFNQAAFLQTRYWSNYIDIEQKIFDETCCEHARDFAHKCIVHFFESMQKEIKLRRFNAHREEEEGKEGAKDHLRGITNEEQVNKLLQSWYYSKPQLDLSRTTQRQCLSTERTSMYLGDTMTNRWHLHAGSTTTRQTDV, from the exons ATGGATCGATTCCGGATGATCTTCCAGTACTTCCAGTCTAATTCTGAATCAGTGATGAATGGGATTTGCGGACTCCTGGCACTGGCTAGTGTCAAGATTTACACCTCCTTTGACTTCagctgcccctgcctgccccagtacaacatgGCATATGGCTTGGGGATAATGTTTATACCTCCGGTGGTCCTGCTGCTCTGTGGTCTCATTGTCAACAGACAGTGTGTGGTAGCGATCGAGGAGTGGAAGAGACCCACTGGGAACAGAAAGAAGAACATGGCTATTATCAG GTACATTTGTTCCTCCATCCTGCAACGAGCCATGATTGCACCCATTATTTGGATCCTAGTCACTCTTCTTGACGGAAAGTGCTTTGTCTGTGCCTTCAGCAATTCTGTTGACCCTGATAAGTTCTCAGGGTTTGCTAACATTACCCCTGCCCATGTGcagctgttgctctccagattCCCTTGCAAGGAGGATGAGCTTATAAGCAACCATACTTCCCGCAAAGCAGTGTCCAGGTACCTCAGATGCTGGTCGCAG GCTCTTGGCTGGAGTATCCTGCTGACTCTCATTGTGATAGCTTTCCTTGCCCGGTCTCTCAGGCCTTGCTTCAATCAAGCTGCCTTCCTGCAGACTCGCTACTGGAGTAACTACATTGATATTGAGCAAAAGATATTTGATGAAACTTGTTGTGAGCATGCTCGAGATTTTGCACACAAGTGTATCGTCCACTTCTTTGAGAGCATGCAGAAAGAAATCAAGCTAAGGCGGTTCAACGCCCacagagaagaggaggaaggcaAAGAAGGGGCAAAGGATCACTTGCGAGGAATCACCAATGAGGAGCAGGTAAACAAGCTCCTTCAGTCATGGTACTACAGTAAACCACAGCTGGATCTAAGCCGAACAACCCAGCGGCAGTGCCTGAGCACAGAGAGGACATCTATGTATTTGGGAGATACCATGACTAATAGGTGGCATCTCCATGCAGGGTCTACAACTACAAGACAAACCGATGTTTAa